One Streptomyces coeruleorubidus DNA segment encodes these proteins:
- a CDS encoding DUF6817 domain-containing protein, producing the protein MAPARQQASTGKAQSAIEAFLRDRGAAQMPHPGGTLLEHLRRVQRLLVDWGANPAVQSAGLCHAAYGTDGFAPSLLPLTERATLVALIGEEAEALVYLYASCDRATVYPRIDGTTEVAFRDRFTSREHRPPPDDLRAFLEITAANELDVLTHNRELARQHGPELCGFLKRAGSLLSPAAQDAVARQLA; encoded by the coding sequence ATGGCACCAGCCCGGCAACAAGCCTCGACCGGAAAGGCTCAGTCAGCAATCGAGGCATTTCTGCGCGATCGCGGAGCCGCGCAGATGCCTCATCCGGGCGGCACACTCCTGGAGCATCTACGGCGCGTTCAGCGGCTGCTGGTCGATTGGGGAGCGAACCCCGCCGTCCAGAGCGCAGGTCTCTGTCATGCGGCCTACGGAACCGACGGCTTCGCACCATCACTGCTGCCCCTGACCGAACGGGCCACGCTCGTCGCCCTGATCGGTGAAGAGGCGGAGGCGCTGGTGTACTTGTACGCCAGCTGCGACCGCGCCACCGTCTACCCGCGCATCGACGGCACCACGGAAGTCGCCTTCCGGGACCGCTTCACCAGCCGCGAGCACCGTCCCCCGCCTGACGATCTGCGGGCGTTTCTCGAGATCACAGCCGCCAACGAACTCGACGTACTGACGCACAACAGGGAACTGGCCAGGCAGCACGGACCCGAGCTGTGCGGCTTCCTCAAACGGGCCGGCTCGCTGCTGTCCCCTGCCGCGCAGGACGCCGTCGCCCGGCAACTGGCATAG
- a CDS encoding M56 family metallopeptidase has protein sequence MTVWHLAVYLPLLFPVAAAVGARPLAERLEPRLATWLLTASALALAALSWAALGVLAVAGVVRLPLAALVGGWSVGTVRAGDPVSTAEAVVAGLVLAAAVVAGVRMLGRRVRALAAAALEAACLPGPDRLVVIDNPAPDAYALPGIPGRIVVSTGMLDALDDADREAMLAHERAHLACHHYAFVAVAQLAATCNPLLRPVAAAVAYTIERWADERAATTCGNRRQVARAIGKAALATAHTPSRKGLPGAVLGLLGRRRSPLATAGPVPRRVAALLAEPRAYSLPLSLPLLPLVAAAAVVGSSALCAFAAAHDLHLLLKLAGAG, from the coding sequence GTGACGGTATGGCACCTGGCGGTCTACCTGCCGCTGCTCTTTCCCGTGGCGGCCGCTGTGGGGGCCCGGCCGCTGGCTGAGCGGCTGGAGCCGCGGCTTGCGACTTGGCTGCTGACCGCGAGCGCGTTGGCCCTGGCCGCGTTGAGCTGGGCCGCGTTGGGAGTCCTGGCGGTGGCAGGGGTGGTGCGGCTGCCGCTGGCCGCACTGGTGGGGGGCTGGTCGGTGGGCACTGTGCGCGCCGGGGACCCGGTCTCTACCGCGGAGGCGGTTGTGGCCGGCCTGGTGCTGGCCGCCGCGGTTGTGGCGGGGGTGCGGATGCTCGGGCGCCGGGTGCGGGCGCTGGCCGCTGCGGCGTTGGAGGCCGCCTGTCTGCCCGGCCCTGACCGGCTGGTCGTCATCGACAACCCGGCCCCGGACGCGTACGCGCTGCCCGGCATACCGGGCCGCATCGTGGTCTCCACGGGCATGCTGGACGCCCTGGACGACGCCGACCGCGAGGCCATGCTCGCCCACGAGAGGGCTCATCTGGCCTGTCACCACTACGCGTTCGTCGCGGTCGCCCAGCTGGCCGCCACGTGTAACCCGCTGCTGCGGCCGGTGGCCGCCGCTGTCGCCTACACCATTGAGCGCTGGGCCGACGAACGCGCCGCCACCACGTGCGGCAACCGCCGCCAGGTCGCCCGCGCGATCGGCAAGGCAGCCCTGGCCACCGCGCACACCCCATCCCGCAAGGGCCTGCCCGGCGCCGTACTCGGCCTGCTCGGACGCCGCCGCAGCCCCCTGGCCACCGCAGGACCAGTCCCCCGCCGCGTCGCCGCCCTCCTGGCCGAACCCCGGGCGTACTCGCTCCCGCTGAGCCTTCCCCTGCTGCCACTGGTCGCAGCCGCCGCCGTCGTCGGCTCCAGCGCCCTGTGCGCCTTCGCCGCCGCCCACGACCTGCACCTGCTCCTCAAACTCGCAGGGGCCGGCTGA
- a CDS encoding phosphatase PAP2 family protein: MMMLHPAVQLAFDGSGIDGSLFTAVTDFARDTKWLNTPLSLWTNAGLGVFAVLMLVGWWKARRRDTATMTLALAAPVAVVVAFTVAEVLKKIVAEVRPCYSLPHDYFVSACPARTDYAFPSGHTTVAAATVAALWLLQRRLGVIAAAFALLEGFTRVYLGDHYPHDVLGAALLAMPVAFLASRILGRVAVPLVERLRTGLLQPVLTAAPVGAHAAR, encoded by the coding sequence ATGATGATGCTCCATCCCGCCGTCCAGCTCGCCTTCGATGGCTCCGGCATCGACGGCTCGCTGTTCACCGCTGTCACCGACTTCGCCCGCGACACGAAGTGGCTGAACACTCCGCTCAGTCTGTGGACCAATGCCGGGCTTGGAGTGTTCGCGGTGCTGATGCTGGTCGGCTGGTGGAAAGCCCGCCGCCGCGACACCGCCACTATGACCCTCGCCCTGGCCGCCCCCGTCGCCGTCGTGGTCGCCTTCACCGTCGCCGAGGTCCTCAAGAAGATCGTCGCCGAGGTACGGCCGTGCTACTCGCTGCCGCACGACTACTTCGTCAGCGCCTGCCCCGCCCGAACCGACTACGCCTTCCCCAGCGGCCATACCACCGTGGCCGCGGCGACCGTCGCCGCACTGTGGTTGCTTCAGAGGCGCCTTGGGGTGATCGCTGCCGCCTTCGCCCTCCTGGAGGGCTTCACCCGCGTCTACCTCGGCGACCACTACCCCCACGACGTTCTTGGCGCCGCCCTGCTGGCCATGCCCGTCGCCTTCCTGGCCAGCCGCATCCTGGGCCGCGTCGCCGTCCCGCTCGTGGAGCGCCTGCGCACCGGGCTGCTGCAACCAGTGCTGACCGCCGCGCCTGTGGGCGCTCACGCCGCCCGCTGA
- a CDS encoding ABC transporter substrate-binding protein — protein MAEDQPGDGQGSVGRYRLRRRLGSGGMGSVWLADDEALGRQAALKAIEVPHGVGEEERAERIARARVEAEHAARLSHHPHVASVLDVIEHDGLPWIVMEYVTGAADLESVVRELGPLPDEEVARIGAAVLKALTAGHRIDILHRDVKPANILLAPDESGSPRGRITLTDYGISLRPSAGLPRLTQGIIGTPGFLAPERVRGAEPSAASDLFSLGVTLYFAATGRRPFDAADPAAAFAAPVFQEPEPPATAGPALAAVIMGLLEKDPLRRLTAARAEPVLTAVAAGRSPAVAGLVPSGDTVRLNGLALPEPPQYEPGGGRVRTLPDVQGRRLRRRPLVVSLAAVLSAGVITAAAILLPGIGRDGNGGDSGTGNSEDIGSGISASGPGRAVNIGTEADSTGPAQEVPGARKGGTVRVLEPRPIAHLDPGQASTYGEQTTQTLISRTLTTYRTQGESGRLTLVGDLATDAGKVSDGGRTWTYTLKEGVKFEDGSAITSKDIRHGIERRYAPSGYGGPAYLQTWLSGSDYRNALPDGPYSGKHLPDSVLETPDDRTIVFHFDRPRGELPFVLALPTSAPVPADKDTKRAYDNAPVASGPYKVKDYRPGKSLELVRNEAWDPRTDAVRHQYVDGFQVRYGEDPKKITSRLLADGTDRTSMTWSNSISADQAPDVLKDKEAMDRSLNQTQPGLFAATINTDRITDKRVREAIARAFPSGRYLQAYGGETQGEVTGSLFSPPIQGYQNSDPFRKKTHPAGEPEQARALLKEAGALGKEIAYAYSDLAVNKAGAPAVKTALEKAGFKVTLHEIESDSYYSTIGALDNEFDLYVTGWSSEWPSGSQTVPQLFHSSSVFEGGVNYSHLESVEVDDRIAEAEKAPGLVESTDAWAKLGRQILTEQIPQVPILCPRLFTLWGSDVAGVKYHAVYGNVDPTGVYLK, from the coding sequence ATGGCGGAGGACCAACCGGGCGACGGGCAGGGCAGCGTCGGCCGATACCGTCTGCGCCGTCGCCTCGGTAGCGGCGGCATGGGCAGTGTCTGGCTCGCGGACGACGAGGCGCTCGGTCGGCAGGCCGCGCTCAAGGCGATCGAGGTGCCGCACGGGGTCGGCGAGGAGGAGCGGGCCGAGCGGATCGCCCGGGCCCGCGTCGAGGCCGAACACGCCGCGCGGCTGAGTCACCATCCGCACGTGGCCAGCGTCCTGGACGTCATCGAGCACGACGGCCTGCCGTGGATCGTCATGGAGTACGTCACCGGAGCCGCCGACCTGGAGTCGGTGGTCCGGGAACTCGGTCCCCTGCCGGACGAAGAGGTCGCCAGGATCGGCGCCGCGGTGCTCAAGGCCCTGACCGCCGGGCACCGGATCGACATTCTGCACCGCGACGTCAAACCGGCCAACATCCTGCTCGCGCCGGACGAGTCGGGCAGCCCGCGCGGCCGGATCACCCTCACCGACTACGGCATCTCGCTGCGCCCCAGCGCCGGTCTGCCGCGTCTCACCCAGGGCATCATCGGCACCCCGGGCTTTCTGGCCCCGGAGCGCGTGCGCGGCGCGGAGCCTTCGGCGGCTTCGGACCTGTTCTCCCTCGGGGTCACCCTCTACTTCGCCGCGACGGGCCGTCGTCCGTTCGACGCGGCCGATCCGGCCGCCGCCTTCGCCGCGCCCGTCTTCCAGGAACCGGAGCCGCCGGCCACGGCCGGACCGGCACTCGCCGCGGTCATCATGGGTCTGCTCGAAAAGGATCCGCTGCGGCGGCTCACCGCGGCGCGGGCCGAGCCGGTTCTCACGGCTGTGGCCGCGGGCCGGTCACCGGCTGTGGCGGGCCTCGTACCGTCCGGTGACACCGTACGGCTCAATGGGCTCGCCCTGCCGGAACCGCCGCAGTACGAGCCGGGGGGCGGCAGGGTCCGTACGCTTCCGGACGTCCAGGGGCGCCGCCTGCGACGGCGTCCGCTGGTGGTGTCCCTGGCCGCCGTACTCAGTGCCGGTGTCATCACGGCCGCGGCGATCCTGCTGCCGGGCATCGGCCGCGACGGGAACGGCGGGGACAGCGGTACGGGCAACTCCGAGGACATCGGCTCCGGCATTTCCGCTTCCGGCCCGGGGCGCGCGGTCAACATCGGCACGGAGGCGGACTCCACCGGACCGGCCCAGGAGGTGCCCGGAGCGCGCAAGGGCGGCACGGTGCGGGTGCTGGAGCCCCGGCCGATCGCGCATCTCGACCCGGGGCAGGCTTCTACCTACGGGGAGCAGACCACGCAGACGCTCATCAGCCGCACGCTGACCACCTACAGAACGCAGGGAGAGTCCGGCCGGCTGACCCTGGTCGGCGACCTCGCCACCGACGCCGGCAAGGTTTCGGACGGCGGCAGGACCTGGACGTACACCCTGAAGGAGGGCGTGAAGTTCGAGGACGGGTCCGCGATCACGTCGAAGGACATCCGGCACGGCATCGAGCGGCGGTACGCCCCCTCCGGCTACGGCGGGCCGGCCTACCTGCAGACCTGGCTCTCCGGCAGCGACTACCGCAACGCCCTGCCCGACGGCCCCTACAGTGGCAAGCACCTTCCGGACAGCGTCCTGGAGACCCCCGACGACCGAACCATCGTCTTCCATTTCGACCGCCCACGCGGTGAGCTCCCGTTCGTCCTCGCCCTTCCGACGTCGGCGCCCGTACCCGCGGACAAGGACACCAAGAGGGCGTACGACAACGCTCCCGTCGCCTCCGGCCCGTACAAGGTCAAGGATTATCGGCCGGGCAAGAGCCTCGAACTCGTGCGGAACGAGGCGTGGGATCCCAGGACTGACGCCGTACGCCACCAGTACGTGGACGGGTTCCAGGTGCGGTACGGCGAGGACCCGAAGAAGATCACCAGCCGGCTGCTCGCCGACGGCACCGACCGTACGAGCATGACCTGGTCCAACAGCATCTCCGCGGACCAGGCACCCGATGTACTCAAGGACAAGGAGGCGATGGACCGTTCGCTCAACCAGACCCAGCCGGGCCTCTTCGCCGCCACCATCAACACGGACCGGATCACGGACAAGCGGGTCCGCGAGGCCATAGCCCGCGCCTTCCCATCCGGCCGCTATCTCCAGGCGTACGGCGGCGAGACCCAAGGGGAGGTCACCGGCTCGCTGTTCAGCCCGCCCATTCAGGGCTACCAGAACTCCGATCCGTTCAGGAAGAAGACCCACCCCGCGGGCGAGCCGGAGCAGGCCCGCGCCCTGCTGAAAGAGGCCGGCGCGCTGGGCAAGGAGATCGCCTACGCCTACAGCGACCTCGCCGTGAACAAGGCGGGGGCACCAGCGGTGAAGACGGCCCTGGAGAAGGCAGGGTTCAAGGTGACCCTGCACGAGATCGAATCCGACTCGTACTACTCGACCATCGGCGCGCTGGACAACGAGTTCGACCTCTATGTCACCGGCTGGAGCTCCGAGTGGCCCTCCGGGTCCCAGACCGTGCCGCAGCTGTTCCACAGTTCATCGGTGTTCGAGGGCGGTGTGAACTACTCGCATCTGGAGTCCGTCGAGGTGGACGACCGGATCGCAGAGGCGGAGAAGGCCCCCGGCCTGGTCGAATCCACGGACGCCTGGGCCAAGTTGGGACGGCAGATCCTCACCGAGCAGATTCCGCAGGTGCCGATCCTCTGCCCCCGGCTGTTCACGCTCTGGGGTTCGGACGTGGCCGGAGTCAAGTACCACGCTGTATACGGCAACGTCGACCCCACGGGCGTCTATCTCAAGTAG
- a CDS encoding 3'-5' exonuclease, giving the protein MPTFVVFDLEFTSWPGALEQDWGAPGQLREIVQIGALRLREDCSVVEEYEALVRPVANPRLSAYFTELTGIDQETVDREGISAAEALGDFLGFCRGQSALSYGNDMVVLGENVGWARARGEEIKNGYLAARFLNIRPWLNAIAPETETANVGRLWQVLGLPKPAAGKEHSALFDCYSFAAAIKHLRSTGAALPEGCLQSP; this is encoded by the coding sequence GTGCCCACGTTCGTTGTGTTCGACCTTGAATTCACGTCATGGCCGGGAGCACTTGAGCAGGATTGGGGGGCACCGGGACAGCTTCGCGAGATCGTGCAGATCGGCGCGCTGCGCCTGCGTGAGGACTGTTCCGTCGTCGAGGAATACGAAGCACTGGTGCGCCCCGTGGCCAATCCGCGGCTGTCTGCGTACTTCACCGAGCTGACCGGCATCGACCAGGAGACGGTGGACCGGGAAGGGATTTCCGCGGCAGAAGCACTCGGCGACTTCCTGGGGTTCTGCCGAGGCCAGTCGGCGCTCTCCTACGGCAACGACATGGTTGTACTCGGCGAGAACGTGGGCTGGGCCCGAGCCCGTGGAGAAGAAATCAAGAACGGTTACCTCGCTGCCCGCTTCCTGAATATCCGCCCATGGCTGAATGCCATCGCGCCGGAGACAGAAACAGCCAACGTGGGCCGCTTGTGGCAGGTGCTCGGTCTCCCTAAACCCGCGGCAGGAAAAGAGCATTCAGCACTTTTCGACTGCTATTCCTTCGCTGCGGCCATAAAGCACCTGCGCAGCACCGGAGCCGCCTTGCCCGAGGGGTGCTTGCAAAGTCCTTGA
- a CDS encoding phytanoyl-CoA dioxygenase family protein, whose product MAARVTTEGWAIAKNRLDADEIHNARTLIAAHFQAGKGVLLNGARVQPAAAHFVPGLAWLYAHPQVVEVARAALGTRDITFTGHSDAHQGFTLGWHKDSGSDALGDPLCGYFGESPDALFQGPPDVVKVGIYLQESTSLNCLRVDPGSHLRPHLQPVRPTEVLMEAGDLVVFDVRITHAGAMAPYPDSPELDALRERISAFVTFGRGGERTRKFSQANMRRQRRQLGLSEEEAVMAVDGGHAALLASQDVIVWEEG is encoded by the coding sequence ATGGCCGCTCGCGTCACCACGGAAGGCTGGGCCATCGCCAAGAACCGGCTCGACGCCGATGAGATCCACAACGCCCGGACGCTGATCGCCGCGCACTTCCAGGCAGGCAAAGGCGTGTTACTCAACGGGGCAAGGGTGCAGCCGGCCGCTGCTCACTTCGTCCCCGGCCTCGCCTGGCTCTACGCCCATCCTCAGGTCGTCGAAGTCGCCCGGGCCGCTCTGGGCACGCGGGACATCACCTTCACCGGTCACAGCGACGCCCATCAGGGATTTACCCTGGGCTGGCACAAGGACAGCGGCAGCGACGCCCTGGGAGATCCGCTCTGCGGATACTTCGGTGAATCCCCCGATGCGCTCTTCCAGGGGCCGCCTGACGTCGTGAAGGTAGGTATCTACCTCCAGGAGTCGACGAGCCTCAACTGCCTGCGGGTGGACCCGGGCTCGCATCTGCGTCCGCACCTGCAGCCGGTGCGGCCCACCGAGGTGCTGATGGAGGCCGGGGACCTGGTGGTGTTCGACGTGAGGATCACGCATGCCGGGGCCATGGCTCCCTACCCGGACTCGCCCGAGCTCGACGCGCTGCGCGAGCGGATCTCGGCCTTCGTCACCTTCGGCCGAGGCGGTGAACGCACGAGGAAGTTCTCGCAGGCGAACATGAGGCGACAGCGGCGTCAGCTCGGCCTCTCCGAGGAGGAGGCGGTGATGGCCGTGGACGGAGGCCATGCGGCTCTCCTCGCATCTCAGGACGTCATTGTGTGGGAGGAGGGTTGA
- a CDS encoding DUF305 domain-containing protein has product MNSKRCLVRRTAAVAAAGGAALVLAACGGGGDSSAGHDGHSTKSPSASASASQGQHNAADVTFAKGMIPHHRQAIEMADLAPSRAESAEVKKLAADIKKAQGPETKTLSGWLTSWGEEVPAEGAMDHSMHGGGGMMTAEEMQQLKDSSGKAFDTAFMEMMIKHHEGAVEMAKTEQADGAYAPAKEMAGQIITSQSAEIEQMNKLLGKN; this is encoded by the coding sequence ATGAACAGCAAGCGTTGCCTCGTCCGTCGTACCGCCGCTGTCGCTGCCGCCGGTGGGGCCGCGCTCGTCCTGGCCGCGTGCGGCGGAGGCGGCGACAGCTCGGCCGGGCACGACGGCCACAGCACGAAGTCCCCCTCCGCCTCCGCTTCGGCCTCGCAGGGGCAGCACAACGCGGCCGACGTCACCTTCGCCAAGGGGATGATTCCCCACCACCGCCAGGCGATCGAGATGGCCGACCTCGCGCCGTCCCGGGCTGAGTCGGCTGAGGTGAAGAAGCTCGCCGCGGACATCAAGAAGGCCCAGGGCCCGGAGACCAAGACGCTGTCTGGGTGGCTGACGTCCTGGGGCGAGGAGGTGCCCGCCGAGGGCGCCATGGACCACTCGATGCACGGCGGGGGCGGGATGATGACCGCCGAGGAGATGCAGCAGCTCAAGGACTCCTCGGGCAAGGCGTTCGACACCGCCTTCATGGAGATGATGATCAAGCATCACGAAGGTGCGGTCGAGATGGCGAAGACCGAGCAGGCCGACGGCGCCTACGCGCCGGCCAAGGAGATGGCCGGGCAGATCATCACGTCGCAGAGCGCGGAGATCGAGCAGATGAACAAACTGCTCGGCAAGAACTGA
- a CDS encoding MFS transporter produces the protein MTELRKPPTSGGREPAAQVPSRAWAAWAAGALAYVIAIFNRGSLGVAGPKAADRLGIDATALSTFSAVQLGVFAATQIPVGLFVDRYGPRKMLTTSLSVMAAGQTMVAGGENFPTVLVGRALLGCGDAMVMISVLRLIAAWFPAARTPVLAQVTVVVGTAGGLAAAPPLSAALRAFSWEPVFFSIALVTACMIVVVWLVVRDTPPDSQLFGAHDARGSTLRTGLVEAWRQPTTQLGLWLMFTVHFPVQVFVLLWGYPFLTQGQGLSETTASYVTAVPLVVTMVLGPVFGVISGRRPHWRMPMVLGIASTTTLIWALVLLWPGAQAPLPVLFLLATILGLGNPAAVFGLDIARAGSPPHRVGAASGIANIGGYTAALLAMMLIGVTLDHTHAPFTDPSPADFRIALSTQILVQLLGAGLLLRRMHRTGTRSSEGPTDDQHDDKPAPTGRDHHR, from the coding sequence GTGACCGAGTTGCGGAAGCCGCCGACGTCAGGTGGCCGGGAACCGGCCGCCCAAGTCCCCAGTCGAGCCTGGGCAGCATGGGCGGCCGGCGCGCTGGCCTACGTCATCGCCATCTTCAATCGGGGCAGTCTCGGCGTCGCCGGGCCGAAGGCCGCGGACCGCCTCGGGATCGACGCCACAGCTCTGTCCACGTTCAGCGCGGTCCAACTCGGCGTTTTCGCCGCCACCCAGATCCCCGTCGGCCTGTTCGTCGACCGCTACGGGCCGCGGAAAATGCTGACCACGAGCCTGTCCGTCATGGCGGCCGGGCAGACGATGGTGGCCGGCGGCGAGAACTTCCCCACGGTGCTGGTCGGCCGCGCCCTGCTGGGCTGCGGTGACGCCATGGTGATGATCAGCGTACTGCGGTTGATCGCCGCATGGTTCCCTGCTGCGCGTACTCCCGTCCTCGCCCAGGTCACCGTCGTGGTGGGCACCGCTGGCGGCCTCGCGGCCGCGCCCCCGTTGTCCGCCGCGCTGCGGGCGTTCAGCTGGGAGCCCGTCTTCTTCTCCATCGCCCTGGTGACCGCGTGCATGATCGTGGTGGTATGGCTGGTCGTTCGTGACACACCGCCCGACAGTCAACTGTTCGGGGCGCACGATGCCAGAGGGAGCACTCTGCGGACCGGCTTGGTCGAGGCGTGGCGGCAGCCGACAACTCAGCTGGGCCTGTGGCTTATGTTCACGGTTCACTTCCCTGTTCAGGTGTTCGTCCTTCTGTGGGGCTATCCCTTCCTGACGCAGGGCCAAGGGCTGTCCGAGACGACGGCCAGCTACGTGACCGCGGTGCCCCTGGTGGTGACCATGGTGCTCGGGCCTGTGTTCGGCGTCATCTCCGGCCGACGTCCCCACTGGCGCATGCCCATGGTGCTCGGCATCGCGTCGACCACCACCCTGATCTGGGCCCTGGTGCTGCTGTGGCCCGGCGCGCAGGCGCCCCTTCCCGTCCTGTTCCTGTTGGCAACGATCCTTGGCCTGGGCAACCCGGCTGCGGTTTTCGGACTGGACATCGCGCGCGCCGGGAGCCCGCCGCACCGCGTCGGCGCCGCTTCGGGCATCGCCAACATCGGCGGCTACACAGCTGCCTTGCTGGCCATGATGCTCATCGGCGTTACTCTCGACCACACACATGCCCCCTTCACGGACCCGAGCCCTGCGGACTTCCGCATCGCTCTGTCCACCCAGATCCTGGTTCAACTCCTGGGAGCCGGCCTCCTGCTGCGGCGTATGCACCGGACCGGGACCCGCTCGTCGGAGGGCCCCACCGACGATCAGCACGACGACAAGCCCGCACCGACCGGCCGAGATCACCACCGGTGA
- a CDS encoding transposase: MRRGRRGEPKGFTARTYARLLDAAHAQLGGQIVLVWDNDRQHLSRVMRDAIETRTSWLTVFHLPAYAPELTPAEGVWSSLRRGLANLAPRGIDQLAAIVKTKLKRMQYHHGLLDGFITETGFVLEPP; the protein is encoded by the coding sequence GTGCGACGCGGCCGCCGCGGTGAGCCGAAGGGCTTCACCGCCCGGACTTACGCCCGGCTGCTGGACGCCGCCCACGCCCAGCTCGGCGGGCAGATCGTCCTGGTGTGGGACAACGACCGGCAGCACCTCAGCCGCGTCATGCGGGACGCGATCGAGACCCGCACCTCCTGGCTGACGGTCTTCCACTTACCTGCCTACGCACCCGAGCTGACCCCGGCCGAGGGGGTGTGGTCCAGCCTCCGCCGGGGCTTGGCCAACCTCGCGCCACGAGGCATCGACCAGCTCGCCGCGATCGTCAAGACCAAACTGAAGCGGATGCAGTACCACCACGGACTCCTCGACGGCTTCATCACCGAGACCGGCTTCGTCCTCGAACCGCCGTAA
- a CDS encoding DedA family protein has protein sequence MAPPPLPGVLADLAPVLDRFGYLAVAALVFAEDFGLPVPGETLMLAAAVYAGAGRLNIVVVAAIAFLAAVLGDNAGYTIGRLIGHRLITRWGRYVLLTEERLAKAEAFFARHGGKIVTVARFIEGLRQANGIIAGLAEMPWRRFLAFNTLGAALWVGAWVSLGDLAGQHLNTLYPAIQRYELYLLAAALVLVGAFLARRLLRKKGSR, from the coding sequence ATGGCACCGCCCCCGCTGCCGGGCGTACTGGCCGACCTCGCCCCCGTCCTCGACCGCTTCGGCTACCTGGCCGTTGCCGCCCTGGTGTTCGCCGAGGACTTCGGTCTGCCCGTTCCCGGCGAGACCTTGATGCTCGCCGCCGCCGTCTACGCCGGCGCGGGACGGCTCAACATCGTGGTGGTCGCCGCCATCGCCTTCCTCGCAGCAGTCCTCGGCGACAACGCCGGCTACACCATCGGCCGCCTCATCGGCCACCGGCTCATCACCCGCTGGGGCCGCTACGTGCTGCTCACCGAAGAACGCCTCGCCAAGGCCGAGGCGTTCTTCGCCCGCCACGGCGGCAAGATCGTCACCGTCGCCCGGTTCATCGAGGGCCTGCGCCAAGCCAACGGCATCATCGCCGGGCTGGCCGAGATGCCCTGGCGCCGCTTCCTCGCCTTCAACACCCTCGGCGCCGCCCTGTGGGTCGGCGCCTGGGTCAGCCTCGGCGACCTCGCCGGACAGCACCTGAACACCCTCTACCCCGCCATCCAGCGCTACGAGCTGTACCTGCTCGCCGCCGCACTCGTACTCGTTGGCGCATTCCTCGCCCGCCGCCTTCTCCGCAAGAAGGGCAGCCGTTGA
- a CDS encoding cold-shock protein, whose translation MARGTVKWFNSEKGFGFIEQEGGGPDVFAHYSNIAGQGYRELQEGQKVEFDVTQGQKGPQAENIRPA comes from the coding sequence ATGGCCAGGGGCACTGTCAAGTGGTTCAACAGCGAGAAGGGCTTCGGCTTCATCGAGCAGGAGGGCGGGGGCCCGGACGTCTTCGCCCACTACTCCAACATCGCTGGTCAGGGTTACCGGGAGCTGCAAGAGGGCCAGAAGGTGGAGTTCGACGTCACGCAGGGCCAGAAGGGCCCGCAGGCTGAGAACATCCGCCCCGCCTGA
- a CDS encoding BlaI/MecI/CopY family transcriptional regulator, giving the protein MDAGQAPGERRPGGALEAEVLALLQSSRRALAPGEVLEQLDGGLSYSTVVTVLSRMFDKGLLTRSKQGRAYAYAPVADAQGLTARRMRQVLESDPDREAVLARFVEDLPSRDEELLRQLLGDLGERG; this is encoded by the coding sequence GTGGACGCCGGACAGGCTCCGGGTGAGCGCAGGCCGGGCGGCGCGCTGGAGGCCGAGGTCCTGGCCCTGCTGCAGTCCTCGCGGCGGGCGCTGGCCCCGGGCGAGGTGCTTGAGCAGTTGGATGGCGGCCTGTCGTACAGCACCGTGGTGACGGTGCTGTCCCGGATGTTCGACAAGGGACTGCTGACCCGGAGCAAGCAGGGCCGCGCCTACGCGTATGCGCCAGTGGCCGATGCGCAGGGGCTGACCGCCCGCCGGATGCGGCAGGTGCTGGAGTCCGATCCGGACCGTGAGGCGGTGCTGGCCCGGTTCGTGGAAGATCTGCCGTCCCGGGACGAGGAGTTGCTGCGGCAGCTTCTCGGCGATCTGGGCGAGCGGGGGTGA